The Hyphomicrobiales bacterium genome has a window encoding:
- a CDS encoding Histidine kinase, whose translation MAEVTAEQVQRGRGPDPSVVARRKLVSRELKTMRERLTSSTGLERAFDSELLRVFAQYRLSGSVGTLVLVAGIAAAACLWLPPMHVALWSSTVLLSTLVIVALSRRYLGKPANVARLKRWRRLFTLAEGFHGLSWALLLLPFASIEAPGAKVFATTALLIVSALTVMLSATIPAAVYAGLVPIIAGIMAFFWERRDIDSVTMALMAASAQLFFIFLANRLYASSVASIGFRAEKDALIAELETANANSDEARRKAEEANLAKSRFLATMSHELRTPLNAILGFSEVMKSEIFGAHANAAYKEYSADIHGSGQHLLNLINEILDLSRIEAGKYELNEEALSLVEIVEDCRHMLTLRAKAKGQTISSLAEPELPRIWADERAMRQVVLNVLSNAIKFTPQGGEITIKVGWTATGGQYVTITDTGPGIPENEIPIVMQSFGRGSLAIKTAEQGSGLGLPIVKGLIDLHGGGFHLKSKPRDGTEVTITLPAERVMDTLAALPEPKSRAA comes from the coding sequence ATGGCGGAAGTGACGGCCGAACAGGTGCAGCGCGGGCGTGGGCCCGACCCTTCGGTCGTGGCCCGGCGCAAGCTCGTCTCGCGCGAGCTGAAGACCATGCGCGAGCGCCTGACCTCCTCGACCGGCCTCGAACGCGCCTTCGATTCCGAGCTGCTGCGCGTCTTCGCGCAATACCGGCTGTCCGGCTCCGTCGGCACGCTGGTCCTGGTGGCCGGCATCGCGGCGGCGGCCTGTCTCTGGCTGCCCCCCATGCATGTCGCGCTGTGGAGCAGCACGGTGCTGCTCAGCACGCTCGTCATCGTCGCCCTGTCGCGCCGCTATCTCGGCAAGCCCGCGAATGTGGCACGGCTGAAGCGCTGGCGGCGGCTCTTCACCCTGGCCGAAGGCTTCCATGGCCTGTCCTGGGCGCTGCTGCTTTTGCCTTTCGCCTCGATCGAGGCACCAGGCGCCAAGGTGTTCGCGACGACGGCCCTACTGATCGTCAGCGCGCTCACCGTCATGTTGTCCGCCACCATTCCGGCGGCCGTCTATGCGGGGCTCGTGCCGATCATCGCCGGCATCATGGCGTTCTTCTGGGAGCGCCGGGACATCGACAGCGTGACCATGGCGCTGATGGCGGCGTCGGCTCAGCTCTTCTTCATCTTCCTGGCCAACCGCCTCTATGCCAGCTCCGTCGCCTCGATCGGCTTCCGGGCCGAGAAGGACGCGCTGATCGCGGAACTCGAAACCGCGAACGCGAATTCCGACGAGGCCCGCCGCAAGGCCGAGGAGGCCAATCTCGCCAAGTCGCGCTTCCTCGCCACGATGAGCCACGAGCTGCGGACGCCGCTCAACGCGATTCTCGGCTTCTCCGAGGTGATGAAGAGCGAAATCTTCGGCGCGCACGCCAATGCCGCCTACAAGGAATACTCGGCCGACATCCACGGCTCGGGCCAGCATCTGCTCAATCTCATCAACGAGATCCTCGACCTGTCGCGCATCGAGGCCGGCAAGTACGAATTGAACGAAGAGGCGCTGTCGCTCGTCGAGATCGTCGAGGATTGCCGGCACATGCTGACGCTGCGCGCCAAGGCCAAGGGCCAGACGATCAGCTCGCTCGCCGAACCCGAGCTGCCGCGGATCTGGGCCGATGAGCGGGCCATGCGGCAAGTCGTCCTCAACGTGCTGTCGAACGCGATCAAGTTCACGCCGCAGGGCGGCGAGATCACCATCAAGGTGGGCTGGACCGCGACTGGCGGGCAATATGTCACGATCACAGACACCGGCCCCGGCATCCCGGAGAACGAGATCCCGATCGTGATGCAGAGCTTCGGACGCGGCTCGCTCGCCATCAAGACGGCCGAGCAGGGCTCGGGTCTGGGCCTGCCGATCGTGAAAGGCCTGATCGACCTGCATGGCGGCGGTTTCCATCTGAAATCGAAGCCGCGCGACGGCACAGAGGTCACGATCACCTTGCCGGCCGAGCGCGTGATGGACACGCTCGCGGCCCTGCCGGAGCCGAAATCGCGCGCAGCATGA
- a CDS encoding conserved hypothetical protein (Evidence 4 : Unknown function but conserved in other organisms): MRKTLLSLPAGLFMVAVVYAVSSFVLPSTASAVVCAKGVYRAGCVGPNGAAVARRGYVAPRSHGAVCRRYGVVGGVRRCVAW; this comes from the coding sequence ATGCGCAAAACTCTTCTCAGCCTTCCGGCCGGACTGTTCATGGTTGCCGTCGTCTATGCGGTTTCGAGCTTCGTTCTTCCCTCCACCGCTTCAGCCGTGGTCTGCGCCAAGGGCGTCTATCGGGCGGGATGTGTCGGGCCGAACGGGGCCGCCGTTGCCAGGCGTGGCTATGTCGCGCCGCGTTCGCACGGCGCCGTGTGCCGGCGCTACGGTGTCGTCGGCGGCGTGCGCCGCTGCGTCGCCTGGTAG
- a CDS encoding Thermonuclease family protein, with protein MALFGFGGSRSGPFGWRRVGRLTDLVVALGLLGFLALAGAILQYRLGPARTLVGAAQAIDGDSLRLLGEELRLEGVDAPEYRQSCTGPDGRQVACGREARRALQGMLAAGLVSCEIGKADRYGRGLARCRQGETDINARLVREGHAVSYGAYRTEEEAARARGLGLWALQFERPEAWRRSHPR; from the coding sequence ATGGCTCTCTTCGGATTCGGCGGTTCTCGCTCTGGACCCTTCGGCTGGCGCCGCGTCGGCCGCCTGACCGATCTCGTCGTGGCGCTCGGGCTGCTCGGCTTTCTCGCGCTTGCCGGCGCGATCCTGCAATATCGCCTCGGCCCGGCCCGGACGCTGGTCGGAGCGGCGCAGGCGATCGACGGGGATTCGCTGCGGCTTCTCGGCGAGGAGCTGCGGCTCGAAGGCGTCGACGCGCCGGAATACCGCCAGAGCTGCACCGGGCCCGATGGCCGCCAGGTTGCCTGCGGACGCGAGGCGCGCCGCGCGCTGCAAGGAATGCTCGCCGCCGGCCTGGTGTCCTGCGAGATCGGCAAGGCGGATCGCTATGGCCGCGGTCTCGCCCGCTGCCGCCAGGGCGAGACCGACATCAATGCCCGGCTCGTCCGCGAGGGGCATGCGGTCTCCTATGGCGCCTATCGGACGGAGGAGGAGGCGGCGCGGGCACGCGGGCTCGGGCTGTGGGCGCTCCAGTTCGAGCGGCCGGAAGCCTGGCGCCGGTCGCATCCCCGCTGA
- the ddlA gene encoding D-alanine--D-alanine ligase A, with the protein MNRKTRVAVLYGGKSGEHEVSLKSAASVLRYLDRERFEPVPVSIDKQGRWQCHELRRIEATNGDSLPIPADSPAIRLEPQGARTAILPSDSTMPAIEPVDVVFPVIHGPLCEDGAVQGLLELSGAAYVGSGVLASAVGMHKDIAKRLAALAGLPVAPYLALSRRDWRRDPAGSAEAARERLTLPVFVKPCNMGSSVGVHKVKSWEDLDAALADSFLYDTKVLIEQGIDAREIEVAVLDGDPPVASVASELNAGPQHEFYSYEAKYIDQDGATVDLPAKLDAAQMARVRQLAIDAFLALECSGLARVDFFLDRESGAFYFNEINTLPGFTAISMYPKMMEASGLPYPALITRLIELAQERHAERAELKTSYEG; encoded by the coding sequence ATGAACCGGAAAACGCGCGTCGCCGTGCTCTATGGCGGGAAATCGGGGGAGCATGAGGTCTCGCTGAAATCGGCGGCATCGGTGCTGCGCTATCTCGACCGGGAGCGGTTCGAGCCGGTGCCGGTCAGCATCGACAAGCAGGGCCGCTGGCAATGCCATGAGCTGCGCCGCATCGAGGCGACGAATGGCGACAGCCTGCCGATCCCGGCGGACTCCCCGGCGATCCGCCTCGAACCGCAAGGCGCCCGCACCGCCATCCTGCCCTCCGACAGCACGATGCCCGCCATCGAACCGGTGGACGTGGTGTTCCCGGTAATCCACGGCCCGCTTTGCGAGGACGGGGCCGTGCAGGGCCTGCTGGAGCTCTCCGGCGCTGCCTATGTCGGCTCGGGCGTCCTGGCTTCCGCCGTCGGCATGCACAAGGACATCGCCAAGCGCCTCGCCGCGCTCGCCGGATTGCCGGTCGCGCCCTACCTCGCGCTGTCCCGCCGCGACTGGCGCCGCGACCCGGCAGGATCAGCCGAGGCTGCGCGCGAAAGGCTGACGCTCCCCGTCTTCGTCAAGCCCTGCAACATGGGCTCCAGCGTCGGCGTCCATAAGGTCAAAAGCTGGGAGGATCTCGACGCGGCGCTCGCCGATTCCTTCCTGTACGACACCAAGGTCCTGATCGAGCAGGGCATCGACGCCCGCGAGATCGAGGTCGCGGTGCTCGACGGCGACCCGCCGGTCGCCAGCGTCGCCAGCGAGCTCAATGCCGGGCCGCAGCACGAGTTCTACTCCTACGAGGCCAAATACATCGACCAGGACGGCGCCACCGTCGACCTGCCGGCGAAGCTCGACGCAGCTCAGATGGCGCGCGTGCGGCAGCTCGCGATCGACGCCTTCCTCGCGCTGGAATGCAGCGGGCTGGCGCGCGTCGACTTCTTCCTCGACCGTGAAAGCGGCGCCTTCTACTTCAACGAGATCAACACGCTGCCCGGCTTCACCGCGATCAGCATGTATCCGAAGATGATGGAGGCTTCGGGCCTGCCCTATCCCGCGCTGATCACCCGTCTGATCGAACTGGCGCAGGAGCGTCACGCCGAGCGGGCGGAGCTGAAGACCAGCTACGAGGGGTAG
- a CDS encoding putative glutathione S-transferase-related transmembrane protein (Evidence 3 : Putative function from multiple computational evidences), with protein sequence MHQPVTPSLTMKRRLNASPAEVYKAWTDPELLVRWFGPENVVAQEAEIDPRVDGAYRVVMIENTGERHEVSGRYQEVIENERLVFSWSWVTTPERVSRVTVTFKPDGEGTILTLLHEKLFDDAAVRGHTHGWTGTMEKLEAYFA encoded by the coding sequence ATGCACCAACCGGTGACACCGAGCCTCACGATGAAGCGCCGCCTCAACGCGTCGCCGGCCGAGGTTTACAAGGCCTGGACCGATCCGGAGCTGCTCGTGCGCTGGTTCGGGCCGGAGAATGTCGTGGCGCAGGAAGCCGAGATCGATCCGCGTGTCGACGGCGCCTATCGCGTCGTCATGATCGAGAACACCGGCGAGCGCCATGAGGTCTCGGGGCGCTATCAGGAGGTCATCGAGAACGAGCGTCTGGTCTTCAGCTGGTCATGGGTGACGACGCCGGAGCGCGTCTCGCGCGTCACCGTCACATTCAAGCCGGACGGCGAGGGCACGATCCTGACGCTGCTGCACGAGAAGCTGTTCGACGATGCGGCCGTGCGCGGCCACACCCATGGCTGGACCGGAACCATGGAGAAGCTCGAGGCTTACTTCGCCTGA
- a CDS encoding putative membrane transporter protein (Evidence 3 : Putative function from multiple computational evidences), giving the protein MLAGIPLGDLAFLAVSLVLAGAATGLLAGVFGVGGGAVIVPVLYEVFRVIGVADEVRMPLAVGTSLAVIIPTSIRSFNAHRAKGLVDLSILKVWAAPVVIGVIVGSWIARYAPADLFKIVFVVVALISAVRLLFAADRWKFGEDMPGKPLMIGYGGVIGVLSALMGIGGGQLSSLFMTFYGRPIHQAVATSSGLGVLISIPGALGFIYAGWPKMDILPPLSLGYVSLIGMILFIPTSIWTAPIGARLAHRLSKRRLEVAFGLFLLVVAGRFIWSLIH; this is encoded by the coding sequence ATGCTTGCTGGCATTCCCCTCGGCGATCTCGCCTTCCTCGCCGTCTCGCTCGTGCTGGCCGGCGCTGCCACCGGGCTTCTCGCCGGTGTCTTCGGCGTCGGTGGCGGCGCGGTCATCGTACCCGTGCTCTACGAGGTCTTCCGCGTCATCGGCGTGGCGGACGAGGTGCGCATGCCGCTCGCTGTCGGCACCTCGCTCGCGGTCATTATCCCGACCTCGATCCGTTCCTTCAACGCGCACCGGGCCAAGGGTCTCGTCGATCTCTCGATCCTGAAGGTCTGGGCCGCGCCGGTCGTGATCGGGGTCATCGTCGGCAGTTGGATCGCGCGCTATGCCCCCGCCGACCTGTTCAAGATTGTCTTCGTCGTCGTCGCGCTGATCTCGGCCGTGCGCCTGCTCTTCGCCGCCGATCGTTGGAAATTCGGCGAGGACATGCCCGGAAAGCCGCTGATGATCGGCTATGGCGGCGTCATCGGCGTGCTTTCGGCGCTGATGGGCATCGGCGGCGGCCAGCTCTCCAGCCTGTTCATGACCTTCTACGGCCGGCCGATCCATCAGGCGGTCGCGACCTCCTCGGGTCTCGGCGTGCTGATCTCGATCCCCGGCGCGCTCGGCTTCATCTATGCCGGCTGGCCGAAGATGGACATCCTGCCGCCGCTCTCGCTCGGCTATGTCTCGCTGATCGGCATGATCCTGTTCATCCCGACCTCGATCTGGACGGCGCCGATCGGCGCGCGCCTGGCGCACCGGCTCTCGAAGCGCCGCCTCGAGGTCGCCTTCGGCCTGTTCCTGCTCGTCGTCGCCGGCCGCTTCATCTGGTCTCTCATTCACTGA
- a CDS encoding Glutathione S-transferase: MKLYDGGRAPNPRRVRIFFAEKGVPLPELVPVDIARKEHKTEAFTRINPAQRLPVLELDDGTALAETIAICRYIEALHPQPTLFGRDAKEQATIEMWNRRVELGLFASVAAVFRHSHPSMAELEEQVPEWAEANRDQIDDHLWLLELQLASNTFVCGDVLTVADITAGIAIDFMKPSRIPLPEDFTHIRRWHGALSTRPSWKA; this comes from the coding sequence ATGAAGCTCTATGACGGCGGGCGCGCGCCGAATCCGCGGCGGGTTCGCATCTTCTTCGCGGAGAAGGGCGTGCCGCTGCCTGAGCTGGTGCCGGTCGACATCGCCCGCAAGGAGCACAAGACAGAGGCCTTCACCCGGATCAACCCGGCGCAGCGGCTGCCGGTCCTGGAGCTCGACGACGGCACGGCGCTGGCCGAGACGATCGCGATCTGCCGTTACATCGAGGCTCTGCATCCGCAACCGACCTTGTTCGGGCGCGATGCGAAGGAGCAGGCGACGATCGAGATGTGGAACCGGCGCGTCGAGCTCGGCCTTTTCGCCAGCGTCGCGGCCGTCTTCCGTCACAGCCATCCCTCGATGGCGGAGCTTGAAGAGCAGGTTCCCGAATGGGCCGAGGCCAATCGCGACCAGATCGACGATCACCTCTGGCTGCTCGAGCTGCAGCTTGCCAGCAACACCTTCGTCTGCGGCGATGTCCTGACCGTGGCCGATATCACCGCCGGCATCGCGATCGACTTCATGAAGCCCTCGCGCATCCCGTTGCCGGAGGATTTCACTCATATCCGCCGCTGGCATGGCGCGTTGTCGACGCGCCCGAGCTGGAAGGCGTGA
- the cobS gene encoding Adenosylcobinamide-GDP ribazoletransferase: MKTIERNSAAGMAEAETTIEAPAPDWPGWAIATAICLRFWSRLPVPPLPGEADSHALPDFRTVPRALPFAALVIALPAALVALGAGLAGLGGFVVAALTLTVLALTTGAFHEDGLADTADGLFGGHTPERRLEIMKDSRIGSYGALALGLSLLLRVGLIATILDRSGAWAAAAAVLVAAPWSRAEGLFLLATQPAARSSGAAAAVGQPTVATARIALALSLLLAAGIALAAQLPVSGLLLGFALAHGAAAMLSRTAHKLIGGQTGDILGAAQQLGEIAIYLGLALMIPPSG; this comes from the coding sequence GTGAAGACAATCGAGCGAAACAGCGCGGCGGGCATGGCTGAGGCCGAAACGACGATCGAGGCGCCTGCGCCGGACTGGCCGGGCTGGGCGATTGCGACGGCGATCTGCCTTCGCTTCTGGTCGCGGCTGCCCGTTCCGCCGCTGCCGGGCGAAGCCGACAGCCACGCCCTGCCCGATTTCCGGACCGTCCCGCGCGCCCTGCCCTTCGCCGCGCTCGTCATCGCGCTGCCGGCGGCGCTCGTCGCTCTGGGCGCCGGGCTGGCGGGCCTCGGCGGCTTCGTGGTCGCGGCGCTGACATTAACTGTCCTGGCGCTGACCACCGGCGCCTTCCACGAGGACGGGCTCGCCGACACCGCCGACGGCCTCTTCGGCGGGCATACGCCGGAGCGCCGGCTCGAGATCATGAAGGACAGCCGCATCGGCTCCTACGGCGCGCTGGCACTCGGCCTGTCGCTGCTGCTGCGGGTCGGCCTGATCGCGACGATCCTCGATCGCTCCGGCGCCTGGGCGGCGGCGGCGGCCGTGCTCGTCGCGGCTCCTTGGTCCCGCGCCGAGGGGCTGTTCCTGCTGGCGACGCAGCCCGCCGCGCGCAGCAGCGGCGCAGCGGCGGCCGTGGGCCAGCCGACCGTCGCCACTGCGCGAATCGCGCTTGCCTTGAGTCTCCTTCTCGCGGCCGGCATAGCCCTGGCCGCGCAACTGCCGGTCTCCGGGCTGCTACTCGGCTTCGCGCTGGCGCATGGCGCAGCGGCGATGTTGTCGCGAACGGCGCATAAACTGATCGGCGGGCAGACCGGCGACATCCTCGGCGCGGCCCAGCAACTCGGTGAGATTGCGATCTATCTTGGCCTCGCGCTGATGATTCCGCCGAGCGGTTGA
- a CDS encoding conserved hypothetical protein (Evidence 4 : Unknown function but conserved in other organisms): protein MGYVDGFVVAVPVANKDTYLKFAAEAAPLFKEFGVRRHVEAWGDDVPDGKVTDFKGAVKATPDEVVVFSWFEYPDRATRDAANEKIMTDPRMKDMMGQAMPFDGKRMIYGGFASLLDEGEGGAMGYLDGVLVAVPDERMDDYRSFALSHAALFKEHGARRVVDAWGDDVPDGKVTDFKGAVKAEAGETVVFSWVEWPSKEARAAAWSKMMADPRMGALKMPFDGKRVVYGGFAPILDTGRG from the coding sequence ATGGGTTATGTCGATGGTTTCGTCGTCGCGGTCCCCGTGGCGAACAAGGATACTTACCTGAAATTTGCCGCCGAGGCGGCGCCGCTGTTCAAGGAGTTCGGCGTCCGGCGCCATGTCGAGGCCTGGGGCGACGATGTGCCGGACGGCAAGGTCACGGATTTCAAGGGCGCCGTGAAGGCGACGCCCGATGAGGTCGTGGTCTTCTCATGGTTCGAATATCCGGACCGGGCGACGCGCGACGCCGCAAACGAGAAGATCATGACCGATCCACGCATGAAGGATATGATGGGCCAGGCGATGCCCTTCGACGGCAAGCGGATGATCTATGGCGGCTTCGCCTCGCTTCTCGACGAGGGGGAGGGCGGCGCGATGGGCTATCTCGACGGCGTCCTGGTTGCCGTGCCCGACGAGCGCATGGACGATTATCGCAGTTTCGCCCTCTCGCATGCCGCGCTGTTCAAGGAGCACGGCGCCCGGCGCGTGGTCGATGCCTGGGGCGACGATGTGCCGGACGGCAAGGTCACCGATTTCAAGGGCGCGGTGAAGGCTGAAGCCGGCGAGACGGTGGTGTTCAGCTGGGTAGAGTGGCCGTCCAAGGAGGCGCGGGCCGCCGCCTGGAGCAAGATGATGGCGGATCCGCGCATGGGCGCGCTCAAGATGCCCTTCGACGGCAAGCGCGTCGTCTATGGCGGCTTCGCGCCGATCCTCGATACCGGGCGCGGCTAA
- a CDS encoding Helix-turn-helix transcriptional regulator: protein MVKFQDAQLDRTFSALADPTRRALLTRLEKEDGLSVSELAKPFPVSLPAIMKHLDVLSDAGLVTRSKTGRTVSCRLNAEPMEEAMGWLAHYQRFWTQRLDALEALLEARRKGEG from the coding sequence ATGGTTAAGTTTCAAGACGCGCAGCTCGACAGGACGTTCTCCGCGCTGGCGGACCCGACGCGAAGGGCCCTGTTGACGCGATTGGAGAAGGAGGACGGGCTCTCCGTCAGCGAGCTGGCGAAGCCGTTTCCGGTCTCGCTGCCGGCGATCATGAAGCATCTCGACGTCCTTTCGGACGCCGGGCTGGTCACGCGGTCGAAGACGGGGCGCACGGTGTCTTGTCGCTTGAACGCCGAGCCGATGGAGGAAGCGATGGGCTGGCTGGCGCATTATCAGCGCTTCTGGACCCAGAGGCTCGATGCGCTGGAGGCGCTGCTCGAAGCGCGGCGCAAGGGCGAAGGCTGA
- a CDS encoding conserved hypothetical protein (Evidence 4 : Unknown function but conserved in other organisms) gives MEHRIVSREEWLAARKAHLAHEKEFTRQRDALSAERRALPWVRVDKDYMFAGPNGRLSLADLFDGKSQLVVYHFMFGPGAAEGCPGCSFLADHFDGANLHLKHHDVSLVVVSRAPYAEFQPFRRRMGWVFPWVSSAGSDFNYDFHVSPSPAEKAGGRYEYNYEMHDGEGGEMPGFSVFYRDDAGEIFHTYSTYARGGDLLIGAYNFLDMMPKGRNEDEIMDWMRHHDRYEDEPKRAANAQSLLATASCCG, from the coding sequence ATGGAACACAGGATCGTATCCCGTGAGGAATGGCTTGCGGCCCGCAAGGCCCATCTCGCCCATGAAAAGGAGTTCACGCGCCAGCGCGACGCGCTCTCGGCCGAGCGTCGCGCTCTGCCCTGGGTCAGGGTCGACAAGGACTATATGTTCGCCGGCCCGAATGGGCGGCTGTCGCTGGCGGATCTGTTCGACGGCAAGAGCCAGCTCGTCGTCTATCACTTCATGTTCGGCCCCGGTGCCGCGGAAGGCTGCCCGGGCTGCTCGTTTCTCGCCGATCACTTCGACGGCGCGAACCTGCATCTGAAGCATCACGATGTCAGCCTGGTCGTGGTCTCGCGGGCGCCCTATGCCGAGTTTCAGCCGTTCCGGCGCCGCATGGGCTGGGTGTTTCCCTGGGTGTCTTCGGCCGGCAGCGACTTCAATTACGACTTCCATGTCTCGCCCAGCCCGGCGGAGAAGGCGGGCGGCCGCTATGAATACAATTACGAGATGCATGACGGGGAGGGCGGCGAGATGCCGGGCTTCAGCGTCTTCTACCGCGACGATGCCGGCGAGATCTTCCACACCTACTCGACCTATGCCCGAGGCGGTGACCTGCTGATCGGGGCCTACAACTTCCTCGACATGATGCCGAAGGGCCGCAACGAAGACGAGATCATGGACTGGATGCGCCACCACGACCGCTACGAGGACGAGCCGAAGCGGGCCGCGAACGCGCAGTCCCTGCTGGCGACTGCTTCCTGCTGCGGCTGA
- a CDS encoding conserved hypothetical protein (Evidence 4 : Unknown function but conserved in other organisms), which yields MVELTSAVSTPCIKVCVIDPQSKLCEGCGRTLAEIAQWGRLSEAQRVAIMAALPERLAEPNAPHPVIASKAKQSRGTA from the coding sequence GTGGTTGAGTTGACGAGCGCCGTATCGACGCCCTGCATCAAGGTCTGTGTCATCGACCCGCAGAGCAAGCTCTGCGAGGGCTGCGGCCGGACGCTTGCCGAGATCGCGCAATGGGGACGGTTGAGCGAGGCCCAGCGCGTGGCGATCATGGCGGCGCTGCCGGAGCGGCTGGCAGAACCGAATGCACCGCACCCCGTCATTGCGAGCAAAGCGAAGCAATCCAGGGGGACCGCGTAG
- the cobT gene encoding Nicotinate-nucleotide--dimethylbenzimidazole phosphoribosyltransferase has protein sequence MAASGLPFDDIRELIAAMPGPDMAAANAVRARDANLTKPAGSLGRIEEIAEWLAAWQGKAPPAVSRPLVCVFAGNHGVVAQGVSAYPQSVTRQMLENFAAGGAAINQICAAYDLGFKVFDLALDLPTGDFTQTDALDERACVATMAFGMEALVGGTDLLCLGEMGIGNTTSAAAIYAALYGGDAAHWCGRGTGIDDEGFKRKVAAVEAGLKLHRAHLKDPLEVLRRLGGREVAAICGAIIAARSQRIPVILDGYVVTAAAAILHAIEPAAIDHCIAGHLSVEGAHAEVLARLGKVPLLALDMRLGEGSGAALAAGLVKAAAAVHAGMATFEQAQVARKD, from the coding sequence ATGGCCGCCTCCGGATTGCCCTTCGACGACATCCGCGAACTCATCGCCGCGATGCCCGGCCCCGACATGGCGGCGGCCAATGCGGTGCGCGCCCGCGACGCCAACCTCACCAAGCCCGCCGGCAGCCTCGGCCGGATCGAGGAGATCGCCGAATGGCTCGCCGCCTGGCAAGGCAAGGCGCCGCCCGCGGTGAGCCGCCCGCTGGTCTGCGTCTTTGCCGGCAATCATGGCGTGGTCGCGCAGGGCGTCTCGGCCTATCCGCAATCGGTGACGCGCCAGATGCTGGAGAACTTCGCCGCCGGCGGCGCCGCGATCAACCAGATCTGCGCGGCCTACGATCTCGGCTTCAAGGTCTTCGACCTCGCGCTCGACCTGCCGACCGGCGATTTCACGCAGACCGATGCGCTCGACGAGCGCGCCTGCGTCGCCACCATGGCCTTCGGCATGGAAGCGCTCGTCGGGGGCACCGACCTGCTCTGCCTTGGCGAGATGGGCATCGGCAACACCACCTCGGCGGCGGCGATCTACGCTGCGCTCTATGGCGGCGATGCGGCGCATTGGTGCGGGCGCGGCACCGGGATCGACGACGAGGGCTTCAAGCGCAAGGTCGCGGCGGTGGAGGCTGGGCTCAAGCTCCACCGAGCCCATCTCAAGGACCCGCTCGAAGTGCTGCGTCGGCTGGGCGGGCGCGAGGTCGCGGCGATCTGCGGCGCGATCATTGCCGCGCGCTCGCAGCGTATCCCGGTGATCCTCGACGGCTATGTGGTGACGGCTGCCGCCGCGATCCTGCATGCGATCGAGCCCGCGGCGATCGACCACTGTATCGCCGGCCACCTTTCGGTCGAGGGCGCCCATGCCGAAGTGCTCGCCCGCCTCGGCAAGGTGCCGCTGCTGGCGCTCGACATGCGCCTTGGCGAGGGTTCGGGCGCGGCGCTCGCGGCCGGCCTCGTCAAGGCGGCAGCGGCGGTGCATGCGGGCATGGCGACCTTCGAGCAGGCGCAGGTCGCGCGGAAGGACTAG
- a CDS encoding GNAT family N-acetyltransferase translates to MSETAIRLLRPADHEALAALMVEMQGHYSVPCPPVEDILAGLAALPAGVDILVAVNGEAVLGFASVCNLYPGPGLKTGFFLKEIYVADAARGTGLGRALMAALAELALERGHRRIDWTADADDAALLRFYDDLGATVHPKKLFYRLTGDALADLAMAVE, encoded by the coding sequence ATGAGCGAGACTGCGATCCGGCTGCTTCGGCCCGCAGACCATGAGGCGCTGGCGGCGCTGATGGTCGAGATGCAGGGTCATTACAGTGTGCCGTGCCCGCCGGTGGAAGACATCCTCGCTGGGCTGGCAGCCTTGCCGGCCGGCGTCGACATCCTGGTCGCCGTGAACGGCGAGGCGGTTCTCGGCTTCGCCTCCGTCTGCAATCTCTATCCGGGACCAGGTCTGAAAACGGGCTTCTTCCTCAAGGAGATTTACGTCGCCGATGCGGCGCGGGGCACGGGCCTCGGCCGCGCATTGATGGCGGCGCTCGCCGAACTCGCGCTGGAGCGCGGCCACCGCCGCATCGACTGGACGGCCGATGCCGATGACGCGGCGTTGCTGCGCTTTTACGACGACCTCGGCGCCACCGTGCATCCGAAGAAGCTGTTCTATCGGCTGACCGGGGATGCGCTGGCCGATCTGGCGATGGCGGTGGAATAA